Proteins encoded in a region of the Triticum dicoccoides isolate Atlit2015 ecotype Zavitan chromosome 3A, WEW_v2.0, whole genome shotgun sequence genome:
- the LOC119271523 gene encoding uncharacterized protein LOC119271523 produces MPPRPKTEKTGLRRRRREDALHHVVHTAAEVGVDDVALAQHAVEVDPNAETQAGRGLDAPPPDLVVGGHAELGVDDGALVEHGVEVDPDAETQAELGLEVPAHAELVVGDATRGTQGMGPDLGALLHKVKPLPPSHPTACVRPARPSRP; encoded by the exons ATGCCGCCGCGACCGAAGACGGAGAAAACGGggcttcgccgccgccggcgagaGGATGCGCTGCATCACGTCGTCCATACTGCGGCGGAGGTAGGCGTGGACGACGTGGCGCTGGCGCAGCACGCCGTCGAGGTCGATCCTAACGCGGAGACCCAGGCGGGGCGGGGCTTGGATGCGCCGCCGCCCGACCTCGTCGTTGGTGGGCACGCAGAGCTCGGCGTCGACGATGGGGCGCTCGTCGAGCATGGCGTCGAGGTCGATCCTGACGCGGAGACCCAGGCGGAGCTCGGCTTGGAGGTGCCAGCGCACGCAGAGCTCGTCGTTGGTGATGCGACTCGGGGTACTCAG GGCATGGGTCCGGACCTTGGCGCGCTGCTGCACAAGGTGAAGCCACTCCCGCCGAGCCATCCAACAGCTTGTGTACGACCGGCAAGACCGAGCCGCccatga